From one Solanum stenotomum isolate F172 chromosome 12, ASM1918654v1, whole genome shotgun sequence genomic stretch:
- the LOC125847517 gene encoding protein LAZY 1-like, whose translation MHVETEKELKFEKVNEEFAFEPSERTIDKYLLGSSVESQEIIESEEKLKQQKGLLEELTFKKKNKDKKKKKKDAAHFMKKILQNLQPKSKSSNVTASVSSKKKLPQVLKMFYRKVHPVNENNILEDNHEISNNINVSCKAANLTNSSPKKEVINREHWIKTDRDYLVLELELEL comes from the exons ATGCATGTTGAAACAGAGAAAGAACTGAAGTTTGAGAAAGTGAATGAAGAATTTGCTTTTGAGCCATCAGAAAGAACCATTGACAAATATCTCTTGGGCTCTTCAGTTGAGTCGCAAGAGATCATAGAGTCCGAG GAAAAGCTAAAGCAACAAAAAGGATTACTAGAAGAGTTGACgtttaagaagaaaaacaaagataagaagaagaagaaaaaagatgcaGCTCATTTCATGAAAAAGATATTGCAGAACCTCCAGCCCAAATCAAAGAGCTCAAATGTCACTGCATCTGTTTCAAGCAAGAAGAAACTCCCTCAG GTCCTTAAAATGTTTTACAGAAAAGTTCATCCTGTGAATGAGAACAATATTCTAGAAGATAATCATGAGATTAGCAACAATATTAATGTTTCCTGCAAGGCTGCTAATCTGACAAATTCTTCTCCAAAGAAGGAAGTCATCAACAGAGAGCACTGGATTAAAACAGATAGAGATT acTTGGTGCTGGAGCTGGAGCTGGAGCTGTAG